The Deinococcus metallilatus genome segment CCTTCCATCAGGCCGTAGGGTTCGGGATCGACGTGGAAGATTTCCAGGTTGTTCTCCAGGCCGAAACGCCCCAGGTTGTACTGGAGGTGGTGCTTGTTGGGCATCTGGAACCAGATACGGGAGATTTCCGGGCAGACCGTCAGCACCGCCTGGCCCATCAGGAACAGGGTGTTCTGGAGGCTGGGCGAGTAGTGGTCGGTGAACGTCTCCTGAATCTGCTGGTAGACCCGCTGCCATACGGCGTCGTAGTCCACCTGACCCTCGTTGTACTCCCACTTGGCGGTCACGAAGGACGCCATCAGGCGTTCGTGCGTCTCGGGCAGCGTGGTGAAACGCTCGTTCAGGAGGTAGTTCTCCCAACCGCTCTCGGTGGTCTTGAGGACGTACAGGTTCTCGATGCCGGAGGTGACCTTGAAGGTCTGCCCGTCACTGCTCTCCACGCGGCCGGTTCGCTGGGGCATCTGGCGCACGAAGGAGTGGTTGTGGCCCTCACCGCCGACCGGGATGCGCTCCCAGAGGTACTCGGTGAACTCCATGAAGCCGCCCGTCACCCTGGGGCCGGTCTTCACGAAGTGGGCGATCAGCTCCTTGCCGAACTCCTCGGGGCTGCCCTCGAAGCCTTCCTTCGCCAGCCCGTAGATGGTGTTGCGGACGGTGTCGGTGGCGATCAGGTCGGTGTTGTCGCCCTGGGTGTGGGCCGCGTCAAAGTCGCCGGTCATCGCCACACGCACCTGGAGTTCGCGGATCTCGTGGCGCGGGGTATCGCGGCTCACCT includes the following:
- the pucL gene encoding factor-independent urate hydroxylase produces the protein MTQTQQQTQPKANARLGANNYGKAEVNLMKVSRDTPRHEIRELQVRVAMTGDFDAAHTQGDNTDLIATDTVRNTIYGLAKEGFEGSPEEFGKELIAHFVKTGPRVTGGFMEFTEYLWERIPVGGEGHNHSFVRQMPQRTGRVESSDGQTFKVTSGIENLYVLKTTESGWENYLLNERFTTLPETHERLMASFVTAKWEYNEGQVDYDAVWQRVYQQIQETFTDHYSPSLQNTLFLMGQAVLTVCPEISRIWFQMPNKHHLQYNLGRFGLENNLEIFHVDPEPYGLMEGWVERA